From a single Miscanthus floridulus cultivar M001 chromosome 8, ASM1932011v1, whole genome shotgun sequence genomic region:
- the LOC136476147 gene encoding heavy metal-associated isoprenylated plant protein 33-like, protein MSKEDVLKVQTLMLRVNIHCDGCEKKVKKTLHKIDGVYQSSIDAEQGKVTVSGLLDPDTIIRKLNKAGKPAQLWGSKPGVPQNAHHGGGGRGKGQPKDAGGKGHSKDAGGGKGHSKDAGGGKAQKGGAGGGGHKGAGGGGGGGGKDAKMVMPQPTPQQLQQLQQQLQMKGLKLPPHLLGGNMPAFPAAAPLKDPKSVKFALPEDNFDDEGSEFDDEFDDDDFDDEDDYDDDGFDDDVYDDPKMMMKPMAMPPPAGGGDKKGGGGKKGGGGGGNEIPMQIKGNNHVGGQPPNAKGGGAPGGGSHLGLGNKGGGVGVGGPMGGMLPQQGMMRPNMLGGAGAGFPGTAQMGGGPMGMPKGHPHMGGIMEQGGGGGGMPGLGFYQGSGNGGGAGGMHSGAEMLQAAAAAGNPMAQQQYMALMQQQQHQQQQQYMALMQQQQQQQQMMLQHGNGGAGYPAMGYGYGRPPMHYPMGYPMPPHSHADNYNIFSDENPNSCSLM, encoded by the exons ATGAGCAAGGAGGATGTCCTCAAGGTGCAG ACTCTGATGCTGAGAGTCAACATACACTGTGATGGGTGCGAGAAGAAGGTCAAGAAGACCCTCCACAAGATCGACG GTGTCTACCAGAGCAGCATCGACGCGGAACAGGGGAAGGTGACGGTGTCCGGCTTGCTGGATCCGGACACCATCATCAGGAAGCTCAACAAGGCCGGCAAGCCGGCCCAGCTGTGGGGTTCCAAGCCCGGCGTCCCTCAGAACGCccaccatggcggcggcggcaggggcaAGGGCCAGCCCAAGGACGCCGGCGGCAAGGGCCATTCCAAGGACGCTGGCGGTGGCAAGGGTCATTCCAAGGACGCCGGCGGCGGCAAGGCCCAGAAGGGCGGTGCGGGTGGCGGCGGTCACAAGGGTGCTGGCGGCGGAGGTGGTGGCGGGGGCAAGGATGCGAAGATGGTGATGCCGCAGCCGACGCCACAGCAGctccagcagctgcagcagcagctgcagATGAAGGGGCTGAAGCTCCCGCCGCACCTCTTGGGTGGCAATATGCCGGCGTTCCCCGCGGCGGCGCCGTTGAAGGACCCCAAGTCCGTCAAGTTCGCCCTCCCCGAGGACAACTTCGACGACGAGGGCAGCGAGTTCGACGATGAGTTCGACGACGACGACTTCGATGACGAGgacgactacgacgacgacggcttcGACGACGATGTCTACGACGACcccaagatgatgatgaagcccATGGCTATGCCGCCGCCGGCCGGCGGGGGCGACAAGAAGGGCGGTGGTGGCAAGAAGGGTGGTGGAGGCGGCGGGAACGAGATCCCGATGCAGATCAAGGGAAACAACCACGTCGGTGGGCAGCCGCCCAATGCGAAGGGAGGCGGCGCCCCGGGCGGCGGGAGCCACCTGGGCCTGGGGAACAAGGGCGGCGGCGTCGGTGTCGGTGGCCCGATGGGCGGCATGCTGCCTCAGCAGGGTATGATGAGGCCTAACATGCTGGGTGGTGCCGGTGCCGGCTTCCCCGGCACCGCCCAGATGGGCGGCGGACCTATGGGCATGCCGAAGGGCCACCCGCACATGGGTGGTATCATggagcagggcggcggcggcggtggcatgcCGGGCCTGGGGTTCTACCAGGGAAGTGGCAACGGCGGCGGTGCTGGCGGCATGCATTCTGGGGCTGAGATGCTTCAGGCCGCCGCGGCAGCCGGGAACCCTATGGCGCAGCAGCAGTACATGGCCctgatgcagcagcagcagcaccaacagcagcagcagtacatggccctgatgcagcagcagcaacagcagcagcagatgaTGCTGCAGCATGGGAACGGCGGAGCAGGTTACCCGGCGATGGGCTACGGCTATGGCCGGCCACCGATGCATTACCCGATGGGGTACCCAATGCCCCCGCACTCGCATGCCGACAATTACAACATCTTCAGCGACGAGAACCCCAACAGCTGCTCACTGATGTGA